TCATGACGGTGGCCACCACGGTACGGCGGTTCAGGCGGTTGGTTTTCATGAGATGAACGCCGCAGATCGCCATGAGATGGTCGCCGTCGAGGATTTCCCCGGTTTCGTCGGCGAAGATCACCCGGTCGGCGTCTCCGTCGAAGGCGATGCCGGCGTGCGCGTGGTATTCTCGAACGAGCCGTGCCATCTGTTCCGGGTAGAGGGCGCCGCAATGATCGTTGATGTTCTTGCCGTTGGGGCGGTCTCCCACCAGCACGACCTGGGCGCCCAGTTCTTCGAAGACGGCCGGGGCGACCCGGTAGGCCGCGCCGTGGGCGCAGTCCACCACCAGCTTCAGCCCGTCCAGGGTGAGTTCCCTGGGGAACGTGTTCTTGAGGTACACGATGTAGCGGCCCTGGGCGTCGTCGATGCGCTTGGCCCGCCCTATTTCGGAAACGGGCGGTCGGGGCAGCCGTTCGACGTCGCCCGAAACGATCAGGCGTTCGATCTGGGCCTCGATTTCATCGGGGAGTTTGTAGCCGGTGGGGGAGAAGATCTTGATCCCGTTGTATTCGTAAGGGTTGTGGCTCGCGGAAATGACGATCCCGGCGTCGGCTCTCATGCTGGACGTGATGAAGGCGATGCCGGGCGTGGGAAGCGGCCCCACCAAGAGCACGTCCACGCCCATGGCGCAGATCCCCGCCGTGATGGCGGTTTCGATCATGTAGCCCGAAAGGCGGGTGTCCTTTCCGATGACGATCTTGGGGCGCCGGTGGTGATTTTTGAAAAGGTGGGCCGTGCCGGCTCCGACTTTCATGGCGAGGTCGGTGGTCATGGGGAATTCGTTGGCGATCCCCCGAATGCCGTCCGTCCCGAACAACTTGTCCATCCGTCCTCCTCCTGTCGCGTTCCGATGAGGCCCGCCGCGTTTCGAGAACCGACTCAAAGGCCCCGGCGCTCCGGGGTCACGGGGTTGACCAAGCACCCCGAACAGCGTCGGCCATGGCGGCGGCCTGCCGGTGAAATCCCACATCGTGGACGCGTACGATGTGAGCGCCGGCCGCCGCGGCGAAGGTATTCACAACCGCCGTTCCCACTTCCCGTTCTTGCGGCGGGCGATCCAGGACCGTCCCGATGAATCGCTTGCGGGATGCGCCGAAAAGGACGGGGCGCTCCAAGACGTGAAAGACGTCCAGGTCCCTCACCAGCCGGAGGTTGTGGTCGACCGACTTTCCAAAGCCGATCCCCGGGTCCACGATGATCTGCGACCGTTCCACGCCACGCTCCACCGCGAAACGGATGCGTTCTTCCAGAAACGCCACGATTTCCGAAAACAAGGAATCGTAACGGGGCGATTGCTGCATGGTCTTCGGTGTTCCCAGCATGTGCATGACAATGAGCGGAACCCGGGTTTCGGCGGCCACCGACGCCATTTCGGGATCAAAGCCCAGGGCGCTCACGTCGTTCACTATGTCGGCTCCGGCTTCCAGCGCGCGCCGAGCCGTTTCCGCCTTGGTGGTGTCGATGGAAATGGGGATGTCGCTGAATTCGCGAATGCGCCGGATCAAAGGAACCACCCGCTCGATTTCCTCTTCCAGAGCCACCGGATCGGAAAAGGGGCGGGTCGATTCACCGCCGATGTCCAGGATGTCGGCCCCTTCCTCGATGAGCCGGCGGGCGTGAAGCAGAGCGGCGTCCGGTTCGTAGCAGATGCCGCCGTCCGAGAAGGAATCGGGAGTGACATTCACGATCCCCATGACCTGAGTGCGGTCGCCGAGGACCCACGGGCGGGATCGCAGGCGGAGGGTATAAACGGGGCGGCGGCGGACGGTCATCGGGTTCCGGATCCTTCGTCGGAAGAACGATCGCGGTCGTCACCGGGATCCGCCTCACGGGATGGAGTGGGGGCCGGAGCCGCGGGATCCGGGGCCGGTTCTTTCTGCGGAGTCTCACCCAAGTCGGTCCGGCCCGGGTCGCTTCCGGCCGGCGGCGGGGAAGCGGCCGGGCCCGGGGCGGATTCGCGCGGCGGCGCCGGGGGCTTGGCGAGATCGGGGCGGAACTTGGCGATGATGGCCTCCAGATCCCGGGTTTCCAAGGTTTCCCGTTCGAGCAGGGCCGAGGCGACGGAATCCAGGATTTCCCGGTTTTCTTTTAGAATCCCGAGGGCACGCTGGTAGTTTTCCTCGACGATCCGGCGCACTTCCTGATCGATCTGGATGGCCGTCCGTTCACTGTAATCGCGGTGATGCTGGGTGAGTTCCCGGCCCAGGAAAACCTGGTCGTCGCGCTTTCCAAAGCTCAAGGGACCCATCTTCTCGCTCATGCCCCATTCGCAGACCATGCGTCGCGCCAGCTCAGTGGCCCGGTCGATGTCGTTGGAAGCGCCTGTGGTCTGGTGCTTGAAGACCAGTTCTTCCGCGGCCCTTCCGCCCATGAGGGTGGCGATGGTGTTCAGGAGGTAATCCTTGGGGTAGGTGTGACGTTCGTCCGTCGGCAGTTGCTGGGTGAGGCCCAGCGCCCGCCCTCGCGGAATGATGGTGACCTTGTGGACTGGATCGGTTCCCGGAAGCAGCCGCGCCACCAGGGCGTGACCCCCTTCATGGTAGGCCGTGATGCGCTTTTCTTCTTCGCTCAAGATCATGCTCTTGCGCTCCAGGCCCATCATGACCTTGTCCTTCGCCTCCTCGAAGTCAGCCATATGGATGCGGTCCTTGTTGTGCCGCGCCGCCAGAAGCGCCGCTTCATTCACCAGGTTTTCCAAGTCGGCCCCGGAAAAGCCGGGAGTGCCCCGGGCAAGGGTTTCCACCTCCACGTCTTCCGACAATGGTTTGCCTCGAAGATGGACCTTCAATATGCCTTCCCGACCCCGGATGTCCGGAACAGGCACCACCACCTGGCGATCGAACCTGCCGGGGCGAAGCAGGGCGGGGTCCAGCACGTCCGGCCGGTTGGTGGCTGAAATAAGGATCACGCCTTCGTTGGATTCGAACCCGTCCATTTCGACGAGAAGCTGATTCAGGGTCTGTTCGCGTTCATCGTGGCCGCCCCCCAGGCCGGCGCCCCGGTGGCGCCCGACGGCGTCGATTTCGTCGATGAAAATGATGCAGGGCGCATGCTTCTTGCCCTGCATGAAAAGGTCCCGCACGCGGGAGGCGCCGACGCCCACGAACATCTCCACGAAATCGGACCCGCTGATGCTGAAGAAGGGAACGCCGGCTTCACCGGCGATGGCCCGCGCAAGGAGCGTCTTGCCCGTCCCCGGCGCGCCGACCAGCAGAACTCCTTTGGGGATCCGGCCTCCCAGTCGCGTGAACTTCTTCGGGTCTTTCAAGAATTCGACGATTTCCTGGAGCTCTTCCTTCGCCTCTTCAATGCCGGCCACGTCGTTGAACGTCACCTTCCGGGCGTTTTCGCTGAGCAGCCGGGCCCGGCTCTTGCCGAACGTCATGG
This is a stretch of genomic DNA from Desulfoglaeba alkanexedens ALDC. It encodes these proteins:
- the glmM gene encoding phosphoglucosamine mutase, giving the protein MDKLFGTDGIRGIANEFPMTTDLAMKVGAGTAHLFKNHHRRPKIVIGKDTRLSGYMIETAITAGICAMGVDVLLVGPLPTPGIAFITSSMRADAGIVISASHNPYEYNGIKIFSPTGYKLPDEIEAQIERLIVSGDVERLPRPPVSEIGRAKRIDDAQGRYIVYLKNTFPRELTLDGLKLVVDCAHGAAYRVAPAVFEELGAQVVLVGDRPNGKNINDHCGALYPEQMARLVREYHAHAGIAFDGDADRVIFADETGEILDGDHLMAICGVHLMKTNRLNRRTVVATVMSNMGLEAALKRHGAQLLRTAVGDRYVVEKMNEGRYNLGGEQSGHIVFMDHGTTGDGILSALQLLAVMLKEDKPLSELKTIMERFPQTLVNVRVKQRRPIEDIDELVRLKDRIASALGENGRLLIRPSGTEPVIRVMIEGRDRSRIQSLAGEMAEAISRHMDA
- the folP gene encoding dihydropteroate synthase; translated protein: MTVRRRPVYTLRLRSRPWVLGDRTQVMGIVNVTPDSFSDGGICYEPDAALLHARRLIEEGADILDIGGESTRPFSDPVALEEEIERVVPLIRRIREFSDIPISIDTTKAETARRALEAGADIVNDVSALGFDPEMASVAAETRVPLIVMHMLGTPKTMQQSPRYDSLFSEIVAFLEERIRFAVERGVERSQIIVDPGIGFGKSVDHNLRLVRDLDVFHVLERPVLFGASRKRFIGTVLDRPPQEREVGTAVVNTFAAAAGAHIVRVHDVGFHRQAAAMADAVRGAWSTP
- the ftsH gene encoding ATP-dependent zinc metalloprotease FtsH, yielding MSPFYKNLALWLVISLMVILLFNMFNQPQQSRLETTYSQFIASVQKGEVAQVTIRGNDILGVYVDGKPFKTFAPQDPELLGILRDHNVDIQAKPREESPWYMTILISWFPMLLLIGVWIFFMRQMQVGGGKAMTFGKSRARLLSENARKVTFNDVAGIEEAKEELQEIVEFLKDPKKFTRLGGRIPKGVLLVGAPGTGKTLLARAIAGEAGVPFFSISGSDFVEMFVGVGASRVRDLFMQGKKHAPCIIFIDEIDAVGRHRGAGLGGGHDEREQTLNQLLVEMDGFESNEGVILISATNRPDVLDPALLRPGRFDRQVVVPVPDIRGREGILKVHLRGKPLSEDVEVETLARGTPGFSGADLENLVNEAALLAARHNKDRIHMADFEEAKDKVMMGLERKSMILSEEEKRITAYHEGGHALVARLLPGTDPVHKVTIIPRGRALGLTQQLPTDERHTYPKDYLLNTIATLMGGRAAEELVFKHQTTGASNDIDRATELARRMVCEWGMSEKMGPLSFGKRDDQVFLGRELTQHHRDYSERTAIQIDQEVRRIVEENYQRALGILKENREILDSVASALLERETLETRDLEAIIAKFRPDLAKPPAPPRESAPGPAASPPPAGSDPGRTDLGETPQKEPAPDPAAPAPTPSREADPGDDRDRSSDEGSGTR